In Ureibacillus thermophilus, the genomic stretch TCTTCTAGTTCTTCTTTTGTAAATGCATCAAATTGTTCATGAACATCTGAAGACAAGTGTGTACGTTCGAAACGTTTGCCAAATGGATCGAAACCTTTTGCACGAATATCATTTAACTTTTGGCGTCTCACCAAAAGTTGGTCATTTAATTCTTCAATATTTGACACGTCTTTCACTCCTCGTAAAATTTAAAACGTTCTGTTCATAGTCCATAATGTTACTATTGTACACAATTTCAATCATCTCTTCATCTATTTTGAAAGATTTTGCTTATAATTTTAAGATAATGGAGGCTTTTGTATATAATGTTCTTGCATCCAGTTGTAATAATAAACTTTTCAAGAGGTGTTTTCAATGTATCGAAAAATAGATGACTTCATAAAAGAATGGAAACAAAATTGTGCTGGTACAATCGCTATTATGGAATCAATTACAGAAGAAAAAAAACATTTTTCTATCGTTGAAGGCCACAATTCCCTAGAATCCCTTAGTTGGCACTTAACAACTGCTCCTTCATATTTTTTCGGACTTATGGGGCAGCAGCTAAATGTAAAGTTGAATCCATCTGTACCTCCGAAAACAATGAAGGAAATCATCGACGAGTATAAAAAAGTAAGTGAAGAAGTCGTAAACGCTGCAAAAAATTTAAATGATGAATCGTTGGAAAATGAAGTGGATATGCTCGGAAATCCAACTCCAATCGGCGCATTACTTCGCACCCTTGTTGATCATCAAACCCATCACCGTGCACAAATGCAAGTGCTGTTAAGACAAGCTGGTTTGCCTGTTCCAGGTGTAATGGGCCCAACAAAGGAACAATCCAACGCCTAATCCAGGACAAGCCGTCTCAACATCTGAGACGGCTTTTATCTTTACGCAATTTTATACCAATTGAATCTCCGGTTCCGGCTGTTCTTCCTTTTGTTCTACAACGCCAAGTAAAATGGTGCGCAATTCTTCTGCTGTTTCCACTTGATTAATCGCATTGCGAATATTGCCATTGCCTCGAATCCCTTTTAAATACCATGCTGCATGTTTACGCATTTCACGTACAGCCACATATTCTCCTTTTAATTGGATGAGACGTTCAAAGTGCAATAAACAAACATCGATCTTTTCTTGAACGGACGGCTCCGGCTTCAATTCGCCGGTTTCAAGATATTGGACTGTCCGATAAATCATCCATGGATTTCCTAATGCAGCACGGCCAATCATCACGGCATCGACACCTGTTTCATCCAACATCCGTTTTGCATCTTGCGGCGTTTCCACATCACCGTTTCCAATCACCGAAATGTTTACATTTTCCTTCACTTGGCGAATAACATCCCAATTGGCTTTTCCTTCATACATTTGAACTCTTGTACGACCGTGTACAGCGACAGCGCTGCCGCCCGCTCTTTCAATGGCTTGCGCATTTTCAACCGCAAGAATGTGCTCATCATCCCAGCCAATGCGCATTTTTACGGTAACCGGTTTTTTCACGGCATCGACAACGGCTGCCACCATTTCATAGACTTTATTTGGGTCAAGTAGCCACTTTGCTCCCGCTTCACATTTAATGACCTTATTGACAGGGCAGCCCATATTGATATCAATTATATCCGCATTAGTATATTGGTCTACAAATTTTGCCGCTTCCACAAGGGTTTCCTTTTCACCACCGAAAATTTGCAATGCAATCGGCTTTTCTCTTTCGTCGATATAAAGCATCTCCAGCGTTTTCTTATTTCGGGTGATTAATCCTTTATCGCTGATCATTTCAGCATACACAAGCCCCGCTCCGAATTCTTTTACCGTTAAGCGGAACGCTACGTTGCTTATCCCCGCCATAGGAGCCAGCACTACACGATTTGCCATCGCGATATTCCCAATTTGAAACGGCTTTTTTTCATTCGACATGCCGCTCCTCCTTTCCCCTCAATTGGTTATATATAAACGCTTCTTTTATGCCGCGTCGTCATCATGACAAAAAAATAGAATTCTTCCACTTCCGGATGCCTTCTTGTTCAAGATTCATATTCTTCAACGCTGATTCCGCCTGCATCAATTTTTCGGTGAATGGCTTCTTGGCCACATCCATCAGCGGAACTAGCACAAAGGCTCTCTCAAACATCCGGGGATGTGGAATGATTAAATTCTCCGACTCAATATTGTCGTTATTATACAATAAAATGTCAAGGTCGATAGTTCTTGGCCCCCAACGAATCGTCCTCACACGACCAAGCTCATTTTCAACAGATTGACAAGCCTTTAACAATTCAAAAGGTG encodes the following:
- a CDS encoding DinB family protein, which produces MYRKIDDFIKEWKQNCAGTIAIMESITEEKKHFSIVEGHNSLESLSWHLTTAPSYFFGLMGQQLNVKLNPSVPPKTMKEIIDEYKKVSEEVVNAAKNLNDESLENEVDMLGNPTPIGALLRTLVDHQTHHRAQMQVLLRQAGLPVPGVMGPTKEQSNA
- the dusB gene encoding tRNA dihydrouridine synthase DusB, whose product is MSNEKKPFQIGNIAMANRVVLAPMAGISNVAFRLTVKEFGAGLVYAEMISDKGLITRNKKTLEMLYIDEREKPIALQIFGGEKETLVEAAKFVDQYTNADIIDINMGCPVNKVIKCEAGAKWLLDPNKVYEMVAAVVDAVKKPVTVKMRIGWDDEHILAVENAQAIERAGGSAVAVHGRTRVQMYEGKANWDVIRQVKENVNISVIGNGDVETPQDAKRMLDETGVDAVMIGRAALGNPWMIYRTVQYLETGELKPEPSVQEKIDVCLLHFERLIQLKGEYVAVREMRKHAAWYLKGIRGNGNIRNAINQVETAEELRTILLGVVEQKEEQPEPEIQLV
- the folK gene encoding 2-amino-4-hydroxy-6-hydroxymethyldihydropteridine diphosphokinase, yielding MNDVYLSLGTNLGDREQHLKAAIDLLKQKEGIFIKTISPIYETAPVGYVDQPSFLNIVVYAQTTMTPFELLKACQSVENELGRVRTIRWGPRTIDLDILLYNNDNIESENLIIPHPRMFERAFVLVPLMDVAKKPFTEKLMQAESALKNMNLEQEGIRKWKNSIFLS